A genomic segment from Flavobacterium inviolabile encodes:
- a CDS encoding sensor histidine kinase gives MKKILENKWLQEFAILVFSFILFTLNDWILILSWRGFWTGILYFMILYSHAQVNRFFLLPILLKKHQPLTYIFSTIVLILIFSVILHEASNEILYKNCFLYKTSLQKTYHFQLGTLAGTLICILGGFQLIEHYREQKRKTNKELLYNQIQLNALKGQLNPHFLFNTFNTLYGISLQYPERTSDMIMRVSQLMRYQVENTQKEYVSLEDEVDFITSYIELEKERVGYRCEIEFDYKTDADTNYMIAPMLLIPFIENTFKHGTCAIENCFVKIKLSVTEGKLRLETLNSIPDKKRKIISTKIGLSNTTERLRILYPKKHHLQIKQEEKQYRVILEMDLI, from the coding sequence ATGAAGAAGATTTTAGAGAACAAATGGTTGCAGGAATTTGCCATATTGGTATTTTCATTTATTCTTTTCACCCTAAACGATTGGATCCTTATCCTGAGCTGGAGAGGCTTTTGGACCGGCATACTGTACTTTATGATTTTGTACAGCCATGCCCAGGTAAACCGTTTTTTCCTGCTACCCATCCTGCTTAAAAAACACCAGCCACTCACCTATATTTTTTCGACAATCGTCTTAATATTAATATTTTCCGTTATTTTACATGAAGCATCAAATGAGATACTTTATAAAAACTGTTTCCTCTATAAAACGTCTTTACAAAAAACCTATCACTTCCAGTTAGGCACCCTTGCCGGAACGCTGATCTGTATTTTGGGCGGCTTCCAGCTTATCGAACATTACCGGGAACAAAAGAGAAAAACCAACAAAGAATTACTCTACAACCAGATACAGTTAAACGCGTTGAAAGGACAGTTAAACCCGCATTTTCTGTTCAACACCTTCAATACGCTTTACGGCATCAGTCTGCAATATCCGGAACGCACATCCGACATGATCATGCGTGTTTCCCAGTTAATGCGTTACCAGGTGGAAAACACCCAGAAAGAATATGTATCGCTGGAGGATGAGGTTGACTTTATCACCAGCTATATCGAACTGGAAAAAGAACGTGTAGGCTATCGCTGTGAGATCGAATTCGACTATAAAACCGATGCCGATACCAACTATATGATTGCACCCATGCTGCTGATTCCGTTTATTGAAAACACCTTCAAACACGGCACCTGTGCGATTGAAAACTGTTTTGTAAAAATAAAATTATCGGTAACCGAAGGAAAACTCCGTCTGGAAACCTTAAATTCGATACCGGATAAAAAACGAAAAATAATTTCCACCAAAATAGGTCTGAGCAATACCACCGAACGTTTGCGGATCCTCTACCCTAAAAAACATCATTTACAGATCAAACAGGAAGAAAAACAATATCGTGTAATTTTGGAAATGGATTTGATATGA
- a CDS encoding efflux RND transporter permease subunit, with the protein MNLIRFALRKPISIIVLVLGLIIFGIGAVKSIKVDILPKMNLPVIYLAHPFGGYTPNQMESYFAKNYVNIMLFANGVKSIETKNIQGLTLMKISYYEDTNMAQAAAELSALSNRIQAAFPPGSQPPFIIRFDASSLPVGQLVLSSATRSNNELQDLANVYVRASFTSIPGLLSPPPFGGSPRTVEVNVDPDLLRSHNLTPDQIVEAIRLNNQTAPSGNVRVGDKNYITPTNNTIKEIRDFEKIPLFKGGVQNLYLGDVATVKDGADITAGYALVNGKRSVYVSIAKAGDASTWDVVQKLKAELPRIQSTLPEDVKLSYEFDQSVYVINSVKSLITEGLIGAILTGLMVLLFLGDRRAALIVILTIPISIISGVLFLKLFGQTINLMSLSGLALAIGILVDESTVTIENIHQHLDMGKPKALAIWDACKEIALPKLLILLCILAVFAPAFTMTGIPGSLFLPLALSIGFSMIVSFLLSQTFVPIMANWLMKDHAKVPHQETISDDEAVFMASGLTPESEKDTMDQKKILVSRKDFNNDGKISPFEKFRNRFMRLINRLFHFKKPITIAYLVGVTALAILLLNIIGQDVFPKVNSSQFQMRLKAPDGTRLERTEEKAKIALAELEKIVGKEHVSISSVYVGQHPSLFSVSPIYLFMAGPHEAVFQVALKDYHRDMDDFKDEYRQHLKKLLPDVKVSFEPIELTDKVLSQGSPTPVEIRIAGKNKKKNEEYANKIMAQLGEKSYFRDIQLAQPIKYPALDINIDRVRAAQLGVDMSEISRSLIASTSSSRYTEKNTWIDEKAGLSYNVQVQVPLDKMTDVKEIGEIPLLKNTARPVLSDVATITPSFTYGENDNLGAMPYISVTANIDHTDLGTASKDVQQVIGSLGELPRGMFIEQIGLGKVLKETMGSLESGLLVAVIVIFLMLSANFQSFRISLVILTAVPAVVLGSLLLLLATGSTLNLQSYMGIIMSVGVSIANAVLLVTNAEQLRKHNNNALASAREAASLRLRPIIMTSIAMIAGMLPMAIGHGESGEQVSPLGRAVIGGLLFSTFTVLVILPVIFAWVMGKTGTQSVSLDPEDKESKHYIAALAQTDEK; encoded by the coding sequence ATGAATTTAATACGATTTGCACTTCGTAAACCGATTTCGATTATCGTTTTGGTATTGGGGCTTATCATCTTTGGTATTGGTGCCGTAAAAAGCATTAAAGTGGATATTTTACCCAAAATGAACCTGCCGGTAATTTACCTGGCACACCCTTTTGGAGGCTATACACCCAACCAGATGGAGTCCTATTTTGCCAAAAACTACGTGAATATAATGCTGTTTGCCAACGGCGTTAAGTCTATAGAAACAAAGAACATACAGGGACTTACCTTAATGAAAATTTCGTATTATGAAGATACGAATATGGCACAGGCAGCGGCAGAGCTGAGTGCTTTGTCCAATAGAATCCAGGCGGCTTTTCCACCCGGATCGCAGCCGCCGTTTATTATTCGTTTTGACGCGTCTTCACTTCCGGTAGGACAGCTGGTATTGAGCAGTGCGACGCGTTCCAACAATGAATTGCAGGATTTGGCGAATGTGTATGTAAGGGCTTCTTTTACGTCTATTCCGGGACTATTGTCACCGCCGCCATTTGGAGGAAGCCCGAGAACCGTAGAGGTGAATGTGGATCCCGATTTACTGCGTTCGCACAATTTAACTCCGGACCAGATCGTGGAAGCCATCCGTTTAAATAACCAGACGGCACCGTCAGGAAACGTGAGGGTAGGCGATAAAAATTATATTACGCCAACGAATAATACAATCAAGGAGATCAGGGATTTTGAAAAGATCCCGTTGTTTAAAGGCGGTGTTCAGAATTTATATTTAGGAGATGTTGCCACGGTTAAAGACGGTGCAGATATTACTGCCGGTTATGCTTTGGTAAACGGAAAACGTTCGGTATATGTGAGTATTGCCAAAGCCGGTGATGCCTCTACCTGGGATGTGGTGCAAAAGCTGAAAGCCGAATTGCCGCGTATTCAGAGTACGCTTCCGGAAGATGTGAAACTATCCTACGAATTTGACCAGTCGGTTTATGTGATCAATTCTGTAAAAAGCTTGATTACCGAAGGGCTTATCGGAGCGATATTAACCGGATTGATGGTGCTTTTGTTCTTAGGTGACAGAAGAGCGGCTTTGATTGTGATCCTGACCATTCCGATTTCGATTATTTCCGGGGTATTGTTCCTGAAATTATTCGGACAGACGATCAACCTGATGTCGTTGAGCGGATTAGCGCTGGCTATTGGTATCCTGGTTGATGAAAGTACGGTAACGATTGAAAATATCCACCAGCATCTCGATATGGGGAAACCCAAGGCGCTCGCCATCTGGGATGCCTGTAAGGAAATAGCCTTGCCGAAATTATTGATTTTGCTGTGTATCCTTGCCGTATTTGCACCGGCGTTTACCATGACCGGAATACCGGGATCGTTATTCCTGCCATTGGCCTTATCCATTGGTTTTTCAATGATTGTTTCGTTTTTGCTGTCGCAGACCTTTGTGCCGATTATGGCAAACTGGTTAATGAAAGATCATGCAAAAGTGCCGCATCAGGAAACAATATCCGATGATGAAGCTGTATTTATGGCTTCGGGACTGACTCCGGAATCGGAAAAAGACACGATGGATCAGAAGAAAATACTGGTTAGCCGTAAAGATTTTAATAATGATGGAAAAATCAGTCCGTTTGAGAAGTTCCGTAACCGATTTATGAGGCTAATCAACCGCCTGTTCCATTTTAAAAAGCCAATTACGATTGCTTACCTTGTTGGGGTAACCGCTTTAGCGATATTGCTGCTAAACATTATCGGGCAGGATGTATTTCCGAAAGTAAATTCCAGTCAGTTCCAGATGCGTTTAAAAGCACCGGACGGAACCCGTTTGGAGCGCACGGAGGAAAAGGCTAAAATAGCTTTAGCCGAACTGGAAAAGATTGTCGGAAAAGAGCATGTATCGATTTCCTCGGTTTATGTAGGGCAGCACCCTTCGCTGTTTTCCGTATCGCCCATATACCTGTTTATGGCAGGGCCGCACGAAGCGGTGTTCCAGGTAGCCTTAAAAGACTACCACCGGGATATGGATGATTTTAAAGACGAATACCGCCAGCATCTTAAAAAGCTGTTGCCGGATGTAAAAGTGTCTTTTGAGCCTATCGAATTAACGGATAAAGTATTGAGTCAGGGATCGCCAACGCCGGTTGAGATTCGTATTGCCGGAAAAAACAAAAAGAAAAACGAGGAGTATGCGAACAAGATCATGGCGCAGCTGGGAGAGAAATCGTATTTCAGGGATATACAATTGGCACAGCCTATTAAATATCCGGCACTGGATATTAATATTGACAGGGTAAGAGCAGCACAATTGGGTGTGGATATGAGTGAAATATCCCGTTCCTTGATTGCGTCAACATCGTCTTCCCGATATACCGAAAAGAATACCTGGATAGACGAAAAGGCAGGTTTGTCCTATAATGTACAGGTTCAGGTGCCTTTGGATAAAATGACGGATGTTAAGGAAATAGGGGAAATTCCGTTGCTTAAAAATACGGCACGTCCGGTATTGAGCGATGTGGCGACCATTACACCATCTTTTACTTATGGTGAGAATGACAACTTAGGAGCGATGCCGTATATTTCGGTTACGGCAAATATTGATCATACCGATCTGGGTACTGCTTCAAAAGACGTACAGCAGGTAATTGGTTCGCTGGGCGAATTGCCAAGAGGTATGTTTATTGAGCAGATCGGATTGGGTAAAGTACTTAAAGAAACAATGGGCAGTCTGGAATCCGGATTACTGGTAGCGGTAATCGTGATCTTCCTGATGCTGTCAGCCAACTTCCAGTCGTTCCGTATTTCCTTAGTGATTTTAACTGCGGTTCCGGCGGTGGTATTGGGTTCCTTGCTGTTGCTTTTGGCAACCGGGTCCACGCTTAACCTGCAGTCCTATATGGGAATCATCATGTCGGTGGGAGTATCCATTGCCAATGCCGTATTGCTGGTCACCAATGCAGAACAATTGCGAAAGCACAATAATAATGCCCTGGCATCGGCAAGAGAAGCAGCTTCTTTGCGATTACGACCTATCATTATGACGAGTATCGCAATGATTGCCGGGATGCTGCCAATGGCAATCGGACACGGAGAAAGCGGTGAGCAGGTTTCGCCGTTGGGAAGAGCGGTAATCGGAGGATTATTATTCTCTACTTTTACGGTATTGGTTATTTTACCGGTTATTTTTGCCTGGGTTATGGGTAAAACAGGAACACAGTCGGTATCGTTAGATCCGGAAGACAAAGAAAGTAAACATTATATAGCGGCATTAGCACAAACAGATGAGAAATAA
- a CDS encoding TolC family protein, protein MISRKMPLLFLLLCFSGGFSQSLTLKEAIDKGVENYGTIKAKQKYAQASQETVKQSQRDYWPNLTLAAQQDYGTVNGQNGPLYGFGGLGVASSGLPLPEQNWNAAFGALYLVNMNWDFYSFGRIRQRIAVSKADADRFEKDLEQEKFQHKIKIAGAYLNLLAGQRLEISQQKNLDRAIVFQRLAAARVKNGLLPGVDSTLASAEVSRARIALNQIKDQIKDQNNKLTTLMGIDIVDIKIDTTLVIKSPNKIIGSDTSIDNANPILQYYKSRMDYGQQQLKLFRKEYYPTFSLFGVYQTRASGFNSDYAVDQHSFTHNYWDGVDPTRQNYLFGVGVSWNLTSIARAAKKVSAQKFVSEALQEEYIVMEQQFKAQSDAANVKMQLAMESDKEAPRQVKAAAQAYLQKMTLYKNGLTNLVDVTQTLYTLNRAETDRDIVHVNVWQSLLLKAAATGDLDLFINEL, encoded by the coding sequence ATGATATCACGAAAAATGCCTTTATTATTCCTGTTATTGTGCTTTTCCGGCGGATTTTCCCAATCCCTCACGCTGAAAGAAGCTATCGATAAAGGAGTTGAAAATTATGGCACCATCAAAGCCAAGCAAAAGTATGCGCAGGCTTCGCAAGAGACCGTGAAACAGAGCCAGCGGGACTATTGGCCCAATCTGACTCTGGCGGCTCAACAGGATTACGGAACGGTAAACGGACAAAACGGTCCCTTATACGGTTTCGGAGGATTGGGAGTGGCTTCTTCCGGATTACCCTTGCCGGAACAAAACTGGAATGCTGCCTTCGGGGCTTTGTACCTGGTGAATATGAACTGGGACTTTTACAGTTTCGGGCGTATCAGGCAGCGGATCGCGGTGTCTAAAGCGGATGCCGACCGTTTTGAAAAAGACCTGGAGCAGGAGAAATTCCAGCATAAAATCAAAATCGCAGGCGCTTACCTGAACTTATTAGCAGGGCAGCGTCTTGAAATATCCCAACAGAAAAATCTGGACCGGGCGATCGTTTTTCAAAGACTCGCCGCCGCGCGCGTGAAGAACGGATTGCTTCCCGGAGTGGATTCTACTCTGGCTTCGGCTGAGGTTTCCCGGGCGCGGATTGCTTTAAATCAGATCAAAGATCAGATTAAAGATCAGAACAACAAACTGACTACGCTGATGGGTATAGATATTGTTGATATTAAAATCGATACTACACTGGTAATCAAATCACCCAATAAAATAATCGGAAGTGATACTTCAATCGATAATGCTAATCCGATACTGCAATATTACAAGAGCCGGATGGATTACGGACAGCAGCAGCTGAAGCTTTTCAGAAAGGAATATTACCCGACGTTCAGTTTGTTTGGGGTGTACCAGACGAGGGCTTCTGGATTCAATTCCGATTATGCTGTCGATCAGCATTCGTTTACCCATAACTATTGGGATGGTGTTGACCCTACCCGTCAAAACTACCTGTTTGGAGTGGGCGTAAGCTGGAATCTGACCAGTATTGCCCGTGCAGCCAAAAAAGTAAGCGCCCAGAAATTTGTTTCCGAAGCGTTACAGGAGGAATACATCGTTATGGAACAGCAATTTAAAGCACAGTCGGATGCGGCAAATGTAAAAATGCAGCTGGCTATGGAAAGCGACAAAGAAGCGCCAAGACAGGTAAAAGCAGCCGCTCAGGCTTATTTGCAGAAAATGACGCTGTATAAAAACGGGCTGACCAATCTGGTTGATGTAACCCAGACACTGTATACTTTAAACCGCGCAGAAACCGACCGTGATATTGTTCACGTGAACGTTTGGCAGTCCTTGTTACTGAAAGCAGCCGCTACAGGTGATCTGGATCTTTTTATTAACGAATTATAA
- a CDS encoding Dyp-type peroxidase, with protein MKTLNYEERFDEVWKHCQRGLVYPSPFAIFATFWLNKPVSKLQLSILMASVRATINTHEALKDKNTTVVLGVSFKNWAEICEHEGMTLPKGMKFNYPESGNPYNSSVFKTSNDVFDDSHGDIWFHIKSDKEEACDIVLQMLIEALEKDTSDYYAQAAASKSNEEDGHRGKVLGCRFSENLNNPSDPITIAKHTLIGCDDMEHFGGSFVLAQRFLINWNQINMMTEDQIEDLIGRKTDDTIIPDRDSRSHIKSARIQDENGNTTPVLRLGLPFGRAKQTGSGFRTPKSVTVSDEEGIYFAGFSREVGILENIMFNQIGPDSGFMNDRLFNHLKSDLGGFFYIPSVDDLDLDMMKDYKNNFSYMEKGDWTRFPGVDWTRLDRHYRNASKNGLMYYSHQNYLFTMSTEINRDNKYFNVPSNRILSLLENIFSLWQDNWYFNRKQEEIKEDIRHYIDQYNGTDKPADIMSESIMIRKGWAIRLSLQLFSSANYGFRGRRIRLSDGTLIPYSSFREKEGEIVYGSDTYRISPEEIIVGAMPNLSLGEGRYVMKYLSDAERLDGFLSNLSEASGVGHVIPHYEKALQKGLLTMQEEILAYEKQTDNTEKKELYHSAYLSLKGISEYCLNYADLARKTAAKMTAGQEWERQNLESIAYRMTKLATEKPDTLVEAVQFIFTLHSCLHLNGEPTAIGRMDQLLQPFYEKDDVSETEAQEIIDAFYIKLDEKVQQNRIFMEDHQPFGNLAMGGSSGPYPQGASLGQWIQQITVGGTVADGTPFDDSKPAYNYMTKLFIRSSGRLPLNAPCLSLRTRKDIPREILEEAAHALLSGGAHPILLNDEKIIDGLYRSGDNVGGSLGDENKNWDSRVSLQSAQNYACDGCYEPQFPGENWFSLGGFSTLQPLECALNQGRTYSSAGQSYLFGQVVSLTSKPADQIKSFDELVKIYFEHFNLLNRKAFNGQLMGYGANTKFCPSPILNVLMDDCLAKGQDFYSGGTKYNIYGPCYISLSSTINSLYAIKSMVFDDKNAVTTLPELLECLCCDWGYKMTEPFISNLAGESRIASRSDRFKRLREIALSLPRYGRGHEEIDAFGNTILEGIARISVETFTQPWTQLRDTLKNMASRFGSEEFPFGIQIQPGVGTFENHVEMGAWNGASADGRRLGTTVASDLSAAPSPADLPIEHQFAGFEEALAGFDGKGAEMMTDGAPTDFNIDEDFPVEKLVQVMQQFAQGQSSNILTVTVANPDTFSEAVDSPEQYDLLRVRTGGWTNFFTSVFPIIQDQHRRRPVSTPVEVKKDKNAAKGCPFHQKMVQE; from the coding sequence ATGAAAACACTAAACTACGAAGAAAGATTTGACGAAGTTTGGAAACATTGCCAACGAGGTCTGGTGTATCCGTCTCCGTTTGCAATTTTCGCAACTTTCTGGCTTAATAAGCCGGTGAGCAAATTACAGTTGTCCATTTTAATGGCTTCTGTCCGTGCAACAATCAACACGCATGAAGCGTTAAAGGATAAGAACACTACAGTTGTATTAGGGGTTTCGTTTAAAAACTGGGCGGAAATCTGCGAACATGAAGGGATGACATTACCTAAGGGAATGAAATTCAACTATCCGGAAAGTGGCAATCCCTATAATTCGAGCGTTTTTAAAACATCCAACGATGTTTTCGACGATTCTCACGGCGATATCTGGTTTCACATTAAAAGTGACAAGGAAGAGGCTTGCGACATTGTATTACAAATGCTGATAGAAGCTTTGGAGAAAGACACTTCCGATTACTATGCACAGGCTGCTGCTTCAAAATCCAACGAAGAAGACGGACATCGCGGGAAAGTGTTAGGCTGTCGTTTTTCGGAAAACCTCAACAACCCTTCCGATCCTATTACCATTGCAAAACATACATTAATAGGCTGTGACGACATGGAACACTTTGGAGGTTCCTTTGTTCTGGCACAACGCTTTCTGATCAACTGGAATCAGATCAACATGATGACGGAAGACCAGATCGAAGACTTGATCGGCCGTAAAACAGACGATACGATCATTCCGGACCGCGATTCCCGTTCCCATATTAAATCGGCGCGAATCCAGGACGAAAACGGAAATACAACCCCGGTACTGCGGTTAGGACTGCCTTTTGGCAGAGCCAAACAAACCGGAAGCGGATTCCGTACGCCGAAATCGGTTACCGTTTCGGATGAAGAAGGAATCTACTTTGCCGGTTTCTCCAGAGAAGTAGGCATACTGGAAAACATCATGTTCAATCAGATTGGTCCGGACAGCGGTTTTATGAACGACCGTTTGTTCAATCACTTAAAATCCGATTTGGGCGGTTTCTTCTATATCCCGAGTGTGGATGACCTGGATCTGGACATGATGAAAGATTACAAAAACAACTTTTCCTATATGGAAAAAGGCGACTGGACCCGTTTTCCGGGTGTAGACTGGACCCGTCTGGACCGCCATTATCGCAATGCGTCCAAAAACGGGCTGATGTATTACAGCCATCAGAATTACCTGTTTACAATGTCGACCGAAATCAACCGCGACAACAAATATTTCAATGTTCCTTCCAACCGTATTTTAAGCCTGTTAGAGAACATTTTCTCCCTTTGGCAGGATAACTGGTACTTTAACCGCAAACAGGAAGAAATCAAAGAAGACATCCGCCATTATATCGACCAGTATAACGGAACCGACAAACCTGCCGACATTATGAGCGAATCCATCATGATTCGGAAAGGCTGGGCGATTCGTTTGAGCCTGCAATTATTCAGCTCTGCCAACTATGGCTTTAGAGGACGTAGAATCCGTTTGAGCGACGGTACCCTGATTCCGTATTCCTCTTTCCGTGAAAAAGAAGGCGAAATCGTTTACGGTTCCGATACTTACCGTATTTCTCCCGAAGAGATCATTGTGGGCGCCATGCCGAATTTATCTTTGGGTGAAGGCCGCTATGTGATGAAGTATCTTTCGGATGCAGAACGTCTGGACGGTTTCCTGAGCAACCTGAGTGAAGCTTCCGGTGTGGGACACGTGATTCCACATTATGAAAAAGCCTTACAGAAAGGTTTACTGACCATGCAGGAAGAAATCCTTGCCTATGAAAAACAAACCGACAATACCGAGAAAAAAGAACTGTACCATTCTGCTTACCTGTCTTTAAAAGGTATTTCCGAATACTGCTTAAACTATGCCGATCTGGCTCGTAAAACAGCAGCAAAAATGACAGCTGGCCAGGAATGGGAAAGACAAAACCTGGAATCTATTGCCTATCGTATGACAAAACTGGCAACAGAAAAACCGGATACTCTGGTAGAAGCCGTTCAGTTTATCTTCACCCTGCACAGCTGTCTGCACTTAAACGGTGAACCTACAGCGATCGGAAGAATGGATCAGCTGTTACAGCCTTTCTATGAAAAAGACGATGTTTCGGAAACAGAAGCACAGGAAATAATCGATGCATTCTATATCAAACTGGACGAAAAAGTACAGCAGAACCGTATCTTTATGGAAGATCATCAGCCGTTTGGTAACCTTGCCATGGGCGGAAGTTCCGGTCCTTATCCGCAAGGTGCTTCTTTAGGACAATGGATCCAGCAGATCACCGTGGGTGGAACTGTTGCCGACGGAACTCCTTTTGACGATTCCAAACCGGCTTATAATTACATGACCAAACTGTTTATCCGTTCTTCCGGACGTTTGCCGCTCAATGCGCCATGTCTGTCCCTGAGAACGCGTAAAGATATTCCGCGTGAAATCCTGGAAGAAGCGGCGCATGCCCTGCTTTCCGGAGGTGCGCATCCGATATTGTTAAACGACGAAAAAATTATTGACGGTTTATACCGCAGCGGTGACAACGTAGGCGGATCCTTAGGTGATGAAAACAAAAACTGGGATTCCAGAGTGAGCTTGCAATCGGCACAAAATTATGCCTGCGACGGTTGCTACGAACCGCAGTTCCCGGGTGAAAACTGGTTCTCTCTGGGCGGATTCTCTACCTTACAACCGTTAGAATGTGCCTTAAACCAGGGCAGAACCTACTCTTCTGCCGGTCAGTCCTATTTATTCGGACAGGTGGTTTCTTTAACCTCAAAACCGGCCGATCAGATCAAAAGCTTTGACGAACTGGTAAAAATTTATTTTGAACATTTCAACCTTTTAAACCGAAAAGCCTTTAACGGTCAGTTAATGGGTTATGGTGCCAACACCAAATTCTGCCCTTCCCCGATACTGAATGTATTGATGGATGACTGTCTGGCTAAAGGACAGGATTTTTACAGCGGCGGAACCAAATACAATATTTACGGACCGTGCTATATTTCCCTGAGCAGTACCATCAACTCGCTTTATGCCATTAAATCGATGGTATTTGACGATAAAAATGCGGTAACAACCTTACCGGAATTACTGGAATGCCTGTGCTGTGACTGGGGTTATAAAATGACCGAACCGTTTATCAGTAACCTGGCAGGTGAATCCCGTATTGCCAGCCGTTCGGACCGTTTCAAACGTTTGCGTGAAATAGCCTTATCCTTACCGCGTTACGGAAGAGGCCACGAAGAGATCGATGCTTTCGGAAACACTATCCTGGAAGGCATTGCCCGAATCTCGGTAGAAACCTTCACCCAGCCTTGGACGCAGTTACGCGATACGCTTAAAAATATGGCTTCCCGCTTTGGTTCGGAAGAGTTTCCATTCGGAATCCAGATACAGCCGGGTGTGGGAACCTTTGAAAACCATGTGGAAATGGGTGCCTGGAATGGTGCCAGTGCCGATGGCCGTCGTTTGGGAACTACCGTTGCTTCCGATTTGAGTGCAGCACCAAGTCCTGCCGATTTACCAATCGAACACCAGTTTGCCGGATTTGAAGAAGCCCTGGCCGGATTTGACGGAAAAGGAGCCGAAATGATGACAGACGGTGCGCCGACAGATTTCAACATTGACGAAGACTTCCCTGTAGAAAAACTGGTGCAGGTAATGCAGCAGTTTGCTCAGGGGCAATCCTCAAATATACTAACGGTTACGGTAGCCAATCCGGATACGTTTAGTGAAGCAGTAGATTCACCGGAACAATACGATTTACTTCGTGTGCGTACCGGAGGCTGGACAAACTTCTTTACTTCGGTATTCCCGATTATCCAGGATCAGCACCGCCGCCGCCCGGTTTCAACTCCGGTGGAAGTCAAAAAAGACAAAAATGCCGCAAAAGGCTGTCCGTTCCATCAAAAAATGGTTCAGGAATAA
- a CDS encoding LytR/AlgR family response regulator transcription factor, which produces MTAPKKCIIVDDEPAAHYVLTNYINQNPQLELVAQCYNGVEALQYLRLHPVDLMFLDIDMPEISGLELLQTLQQPPKTILTTAYSEFALESYDYGVIDYLLKPIYFPRFLKSIERYLSLQMPEKETVTPTSLSVKVNGKNIDIRLEDILYVQSYGNYVKIFTKQRTFVTAITTNQLVQELPSDNFMRVHKSYIIAINKIDLHEKEHIVIQDEKIPLGITFRRELNERLREL; this is translated from the coding sequence ATGACAGCCCCTAAAAAATGTATTATCGTTGACGATGAACCGGCAGCACATTATGTACTGACGAACTACATCAATCAGAATCCGCAGCTGGAATTGGTTGCCCAATGCTATAACGGCGTGGAAGCCCTGCAATACCTGCGCCTGCATCCGGTTGATCTGATGTTCCTCGATATCGACATGCCCGAGATCAGCGGACTGGAATTGCTGCAAACCCTGCAACAGCCGCCCAAAACGATCCTCACCACAGCCTATTCGGAATTTGCACTGGAAAGCTATGACTACGGTGTGATTGATTATCTTTTAAAACCGATTTATTTCCCGCGCTTTTTAAAATCCATAGAGCGCTACCTTTCTTTACAAATGCCCGAAAAAGAAACGGTTACCCCTACTTCACTATCGGTTAAAGTGAACGGAAAAAACATAGACATCCGCCTGGAAGATATCCTATACGTCCAGAGTTACGGAAACTATGTAAAGATATTCACCAAACAGCGGACATTTGTAACTGCAATCACAACCAACCAGCTGGTACAGGAGCTCCCATCGGACAACTTTATGAGAGTTCACAAATCCTATATCATTGCCATCAACAAAATCGACCTGCACGAAAAAGAACACATCGTTATTCAGGACGAGAAAATCCCTTTGGGCATCACTTTCCGACGCGAACTCAACGAACGCCTTAGAGAACTTTAG